From Fusobacterium varium:
GCTTCTTGAAGTATTTTTAATACTGCTATCTCTCCCAATTCTCCTGCTTTAAGTATAATATCAAAAGTAAGATTTGATTTATTTCCAGAAGTCATTGAAAATATAATTGGAGTACTTTCTTTAGAGTATATCCTTTCAATTTTTTCAAGAACAGCTCTTTCAGAATAATTATTTTCAAAGCAGCCTTTTCTTTTACATATAGGACATATATTTTCATCATTATTAATTATTGAATGTCCTATCTCACCACTCAGTGAAGATTCTTTTTTAAAAAGCTCACTTTGAATAACCAAACTTCCTCCTATCCCTGTTCCATATTTCAGAAAAAAGAAATCAGAAAGCTCTTCATCTAAAAACATTTGATAAATAGCTAAATTTTTTACATTATTGTTTACATAAATTGGTATCTCTAATTTATCTTCCATTATTTTTTTTAAAGGCACAGATTCACTCCAAAATCCAATAAAATTCATAGTAGAACCAGTATTAAAATCAATTGCTCCCACTATGCTTATTCCTATTCCCAGTAAATCTTTCTTATTTAGATTATTCTCAGATATAAAATTTTTTGTCTCATTTATGAGTTCATTTAAAAAAATATATGCTTCTGAAGTATCTCTGTTAAAATATTTTTGAGCCTCTACATCTCCTTTTAAATTAGTAAGAGTAAGTGAGAAAAAATTATTTTTTATATCTATTCCTATTATTTTTTTATAATCATAATTTATAGATAAAATTACTTTTTTTCTTCCTGGCTTATCACTATTTATCTCTCCAAGTTCTTTTATCATCCCCTGCTCCAGCAAATCAGAACATATTTCTGTAAGTGTACTTGGTGAAAGATTTATAATTTCTGAAAGATCTTTTTTAGATACATTGTTATTTTTTCTTAATGCATTTAAGATTTTGGAAATATTTCTTTTCTTTATATCTTTTATTTTCATTGAAACCACCCTTTTATAATACTAATATAATTATAGCATAGAGAAAGAAAATATTGTAAAATAAAAATTAAGTTCAATTTAAAAAAGTTTCAACAATTTTATGATTTTTTTCGTCTAATATAATGTTGTAAAAAGGAATAGCTCTATAACTTATTAATATAAATAATAGAAACATTCAACAAGGAGGCATCAATGGAAAATCTAAAAGAACAAATCGAAGTTGAAAGAGAGAATATTCTTTCTTTGAAAAAGGAAATTGAAAAAAAAATAATTGGTCAAGAGGATATGGTAAGAAAAATCCTTATTGGTATTCTTACTGGTAATCACATCCTTTTAGAAGGACTTCCAGGATTGGCAAAATCTTTAACTGTAAATACTTTAGCTCAAACATTAGGTTTAAAATTCGCAAGAATACAGTTCACTCCTGACTTACTTCCCAGTGACATCATAGGTACTGAAATATACAATGAAAAAACTGGTGATTTTTATACTAAAAAAGGACCTATTTTTGCTAATATAGTACTCGCAGATGAAATCAATAGAGCTCCTGCTAAAGTACAGTCAGCATTGCTTGAAGCTATGCAGGAAAAGCAAATTACAATAGCCAGTGAAACTTTTAAACTGGACAGACCTTTTATTGTACTTGCTACACAAAACCCTATTGAACAAGATGGTACTTATCCTTTACCTGAAGCACAGCAGGATAGATTCTTAATGAAAGTAAAAATTGAATACCCTACAAAAGCAGAAGAAAAGGATATGCTTAAACTTCTTACTTCTGTAACTGATTTTGATTCTATTCAAATAAATGAAATATTAAACAAAGAAAAAATAGAAAAAATTAAACAGATTATAAGAGAAATTCATATAGATGAAAAACTCATGGACTATATCCTTGATATAGTATTTAAAACAAGAGAAACTAATAATTATATTGCCTGTGGAGCGTCACCGAGAGCCTCAATAGCACTTGTTGTATCTGCTAAAGCAAATGCTTTTCTGGAAGGAAGGGCTCATGTTATTCCTCAGGATATAAAGAGAGTTATCTTTGATGTATTACGTCACAGAATGATTCTTACATATGAGGCAGAAGCTGAAGGGAAAAAAGTAGAAGATATCATTACTGATATACTTGAAGTAGTTGAACTGCCATAGTCTGAACAGGAGGAGTTATGAACAGAGCTGAGATTCTAAAAAAAATAAAAAAGATAGAAATAGCTTCTTCCATACTTGCTGATGAATTGTTTGCAGGAAAATATCGTTCATATTTCAAGGGAAATGGAATGGAATTCTCTGATATAAGAAGATATGCTCCTGGAGACGATGTTAAGAAAATAGATTGGAAAGTAAGTGCAAGGCAAAGAAAGACTTATGTAAAGGAATTTACTGAAGAAAGAGAGCTTGCTATATTTCTTCTTATTGATATATCTAAATCAAATAGCTTTTATGCCAAAAAAGATTTATTGTGCCAATTGGTAGGAAGTCTTGCATTCAGTGCTAATAAAAATAGTGATAAAGTAGGAGCTGTTTTATTTACAAATAAAATAGAAAAGTTCATTCCACTAAAAAAAGGAAGAAATCATTCTCTTGTTATATTGGATA
This genomic window contains:
- a CDS encoding putative ATPase — encoded protein: MENLKEQIEVERENILSLKKEIEKKIIGQEDMVRKILIGILTGNHILLEGLPGLAKSLTVNTLAQTLGLKFARIQFTPDLLPSDIIGTEIYNEKTGDFYTKKGPIFANIVLADEINRAPAKVQSALLEAMQEKQITIASETFKLDRPFIVLATQNPIEQDGTYPLPEAQQDRFLMKVKIEYPTKAEEKDMLKLLTSVTDFDSIQINEILNKEKIEKIKQIIREIHIDEKLMDYILDIVFKTRETNNYIACGASPRASIALVVSAKANAFLEGRAHVIPQDIKRVIFDVLRHRMILTYEAEAEGKKVEDIITDILEVVELP
- a CDS encoding putative transcriptional repressor, translated to MKIKDIKKRNISKILNALRKNNNVSKKDLSEIINLSPSTLTEICSDLLEQGMIKELGEINSDKPGRKKVILSINYDYKKIIGIDIKNNFFSLTLTNLKGDVEAQKYFNRDTSEAYIFLNELINETKNFISENNLNKKDLLGIGISIVGAIDFNTGSTMNFIGFWSESVPLKKIMEDKLEIPIYVNNNVKNLAIYQMFLDEELSDFFFLKYGTGIGGSLVIQSELFKKESSLSGEIGHSIINNDENICPICKRKGCFENNYSERAVLEKIERIYSKESTPIIFSMTSGNKSNLTFDIILKAGELGEIAVLKILQEAADYLAVLILNMFTLFYPKKIVLCGNIFKNDVFTNYLFGYIHNKQIFDFKKIISVSSISDKEERCAPIFSVLKERFYML